In a single window of the Dreissena polymorpha isolate Duluth1 chromosome 3, UMN_Dpol_1.0, whole genome shotgun sequence genome:
- the LOC127870842 gene encoding AP-4 complex subunit mu-1-like isoform X2, protein MLPVMVIEILSRIYHICKDFCGVVSEASLQANILLVYELLQEIMNEGYMQLDVSSKIQPYIQSTAIIVHKEKSTVKDLTSRAFGIDQVTSQVSAANRPITQTARSSDGKGFYVDVVEKVVATIAADGAVSNMQVNGSIIVRNFLAESQQFKMVLNEDLVIAEPKAKGYGSNVQLDGCSFHECVNHEEFEAHRYLLFTPPVGEFTAMTYSSSGELCLTQPFTLRLFVAEREAGSRDVNVVLRLTSNYPPNIVASKVSVRVPVLSSIASISSKLSADNQASEFSKRESSIIWTLKNVPGKTECMADFRLNNQGSTMVTRRDLDPAILDFEISGYTCTGLAIRHLKARGKEKQKQQQQQQQQQQQFFVRCVTVSDSYLLRTF, encoded by the exons ATGCTGCCTGTCATGGTGATTGAAATACTGAGCAG GATCTACCATATTTGTAAGGATTTTTGCGGTGTTGTAAGTGAGGCATCTCTTCAAGCCAATATTCTGCTTGTATACGAACTTCTACAGGAAATAATG AATGAGGGTTACATGCAACTAGATGTCTCTTCAAAGATTCAACCCTACATTCAGTCTACGGCCATTATTGTTCATAAGGAGAAGTCAACAGTTAAAGATTTAACATCCAGAGCG TTCGGTATAGATCAAGTGACGAGCCAAGTTTCTGCTGCAAACAGACCCATTACCCAGACTGCAAGAAGCTCT GATGGGAAGGGATTCTACGTAGATGTGGTTGAGAAAGTGGTGGCAACAATAGCGGCAGAT GGTGCAGTGTCCAACATGCAGGTGAATGGATCGATCATTGTTCGGAACTTTCTGGCAGAGTCCCAGCAGTTCAAAATGGTTCTCAATGAGGATCTGGTCATAGCAGAGCCCAAAGCAAAAG GATACGGCAGTAATGTTCAGCTAGATGGCTGCTCCTTCCATGAGTGTGTCAACCATGAGGAGTTTGAAGCACATAGATATCTCCTCTTTACTCCACCAGTGGGTGAG TTCACAGCAATGACGTACAGCTCCAGTGGAGAACTCTGTTTGACTCAGCCTTTCACCCTGCGACTGTTTGTTGCTGAGAGGGAGGCTGGCAGCCG GGACGTGAATGTTGTACTGCGACTAACCAGCAACTATCCTCCAAATATTGTTGCCTCCAAGGTGTCTGTAAGGGTACCTGTGCTGTCCAGCATTGCAAG TATATCCAGCAAGCTTTCTGCGGACAACCAGGCATCAGAGTTTAGTAAGAGAGAAAGTTCAATCATTTGGACACTGAAAAATGTACCAGGCAAGACGGAATGCATGGCAGACTTTAGA TTAAACAACCAGGGCTCCACAATGGTAACACGTCGAGATCTAGATCCAGCCATTCTTGACTTTGAAATATCGGGCTACACATGCACTGGACTTGCCATCAGACACCTGAAAGCACGTGGAAAAgagaagcagaagcagcaacaacaacagcagcagcaacagcagcagttcTTTGTGCGCTGTGTCACAGTTAGTGACTCATACCTCCTGAGAACGTTCTGA
- the LOC127870842 gene encoding AP-4 complex subunit mu-1-like isoform X1 — translation MMAVSKIFIVSPVHSIIVSQSYRNDTSATCIQDFVQKLKQVATLLPHFVSNGVHFYFIRRNDLYFVACSKTEMLPVMVIEILSRIYHICKDFCGVVSEASLQANILLVYELLQEIMNEGYMQLDVSSKIQPYIQSTAIIVHKEKSTVKDLTSRAFGIDQVTSQVSAANRPITQTARSSDGKGFYVDVVEKVVATIAADGAVSNMQVNGSIIVRNFLAESQQFKMVLNEDLVIAEPKAKGYGSNVQLDGCSFHECVNHEEFEAHRYLLFTPPVGEFTAMTYSSSGELCLTQPFTLRLFVAEREAGSRDVNVVLRLTSNYPPNIVASKVSVRVPVLSSIASISSKLSADNQASEFSKRESSIIWTLKNVPGKTECMADFRLNNQGSTMVTRRDLDPAILDFEISGYTCTGLAIRHLKARGKEKQKQQQQQQQQQQQFFVRCVTVSDSYLLRTF, via the exons ACAGAAATGATACAAGCGCTACATGTATTCAGGACTTTGTCCAGAAGTTGAAACAAGTGGCTACATTGTTGCCGCATTTT GTGAGCAATGGGGTACATTTCTATTTCATAAGGCGCAATGATCTGTATTTTGTGGCATGCTCAAAGACAGAAATGCTGCCTGTCATGGTGATTGAAATACTGAGCAG GATCTACCATATTTGTAAGGATTTTTGCGGTGTTGTAAGTGAGGCATCTCTTCAAGCCAATATTCTGCTTGTATACGAACTTCTACAGGAAATAATG AATGAGGGTTACATGCAACTAGATGTCTCTTCAAAGATTCAACCCTACATTCAGTCTACGGCCATTATTGTTCATAAGGAGAAGTCAACAGTTAAAGATTTAACATCCAGAGCG TTCGGTATAGATCAAGTGACGAGCCAAGTTTCTGCTGCAAACAGACCCATTACCCAGACTGCAAGAAGCTCT GATGGGAAGGGATTCTACGTAGATGTGGTTGAGAAAGTGGTGGCAACAATAGCGGCAGAT GGTGCAGTGTCCAACATGCAGGTGAATGGATCGATCATTGTTCGGAACTTTCTGGCAGAGTCCCAGCAGTTCAAAATGGTTCTCAATGAGGATCTGGTCATAGCAGAGCCCAAAGCAAAAG GATACGGCAGTAATGTTCAGCTAGATGGCTGCTCCTTCCATGAGTGTGTCAACCATGAGGAGTTTGAAGCACATAGATATCTCCTCTTTACTCCACCAGTGGGTGAG TTCACAGCAATGACGTACAGCTCCAGTGGAGAACTCTGTTTGACTCAGCCTTTCACCCTGCGACTGTTTGTTGCTGAGAGGGAGGCTGGCAGCCG GGACGTGAATGTTGTACTGCGACTAACCAGCAACTATCCTCCAAATATTGTTGCCTCCAAGGTGTCTGTAAGGGTACCTGTGCTGTCCAGCATTGCAAG TATATCCAGCAAGCTTTCTGCGGACAACCAGGCATCAGAGTTTAGTAAGAGAGAAAGTTCAATCATTTGGACACTGAAAAATGTACCAGGCAAGACGGAATGCATGGCAGACTTTAGA TTAAACAACCAGGGCTCCACAATGGTAACACGTCGAGATCTAGATCCAGCCATTCTTGACTTTGAAATATCGGGCTACACATGCACTGGACTTGCCATCAGACACCTGAAAGCACGTGGAAAAgagaagcagaagcagcaacaacaacagcagcagcaacagcagcagttcTTTGTGCGCTGTGTCACAGTTAGTGACTCATACCTCCTGAGAACGTTCTGA